In Asterias rubens chromosome 17, eAstRub1.3, whole genome shotgun sequence, a genomic segment contains:
- the LOC117301652 gene encoding gamma-secretase subunit PEN-2-like, producing MNLEKLSDVDKLGLCRKYYIGGFFLLPFLWFINFVWFFKEAFIRPAFDEQKQMKKYLIRSCIGSVIWTAALITWITLFQLNRSRWGATADSISFIVPQGIP from the exons ATGAATCTGGAGAAGCTTTCAGATGTCGACAAGTTGGGGTTGTGTCGCAAATATTACATCG GTGGTTTCTTCTTGCTGCCTTTCTTGTGGTTCATCAACTTTGTTTGGTTCTTCAAGGAAGCGTTTATAAGACCAGCATTCGATGAGcagaaacaaatgaaaaaat ATTTAATCAGATCGTGCATTGGGTCCGTGATATGGACGGCCGCTCTGATCACTTGGATAACGTTGTTCCAGCTCAATCGATCCAGGTGGGGTGCTACAGCGGATAGCATTTCCTTCATCGTCCCACAAGGAATTCCCTAG